One Streptomyces sp. NBC_00223 genomic window carries:
- a CDS encoding MBL fold metallo-hydrolase: MTEQSERTRPAPRPPGEDRRWPRSFADRLTDPLAVPASTPALGIGNLVRLVRECATRPPAHTLRDVPSLPVVPGPVPDAGPGEISVTWAGHASWVIRIGGLTVLTDPVWSRRIPGTPARITPVGVPWSALPPVDAVVISHNHYDHLDAPTLKRLPRHTALYVPAGLGRWCRRRGFTRVTELDWWEAAELRGVRFDFVPAHHWSRRTLTDTCRSLWGGWVLTGPAGTRVHFAGDTGYGHFFREIARAHPGIDLTLLPIGAYAPRWLLGRVHMDPEEAVQAFLDLGAGAMAPMHWATFLLSGEPPLEPLTRLRAAWAAEPLPRTALWDLPIGASRVLGRAASPAHPGSAASSARPA; encoded by the coding sequence ATGACCGAACAGAGCGAGCGCACCCGCCCCGCGCCCCGCCCGCCCGGCGAGGACCGCCGCTGGCCCCGGTCCTTCGCCGACCGGCTGACCGACCCGCTGGCCGTGCCCGCCTCCACGCCGGCGCTCGGCATCGGCAACCTCGTCCGCCTGGTGCGCGAGTGCGCGACACGGCCGCCCGCGCACACCCTCAGGGACGTGCCGTCGCTGCCGGTCGTCCCCGGCCCCGTACCGGACGCCGGGCCCGGCGAGATCAGCGTGACCTGGGCCGGGCACGCCAGCTGGGTGATCAGGATCGGCGGGCTCACCGTGCTCACCGACCCCGTCTGGTCCCGGCGGATCCCCGGCACCCCGGCGCGGATCACCCCGGTCGGAGTGCCCTGGTCCGCGCTGCCGCCGGTCGACGCGGTCGTCATCAGCCACAACCACTACGACCACCTCGACGCGCCCACCCTCAAACGGCTCCCGCGCCACACCGCGCTCTACGTCCCGGCGGGCCTGGGCCGCTGGTGCCGCCGGCGCGGATTCACCCGGGTGACCGAACTCGACTGGTGGGAGGCCGCGGAGCTGCGCGGGGTGCGGTTCGACTTCGTGCCCGCCCACCACTGGAGCCGGCGCACCCTGACCGACACCTGCCGTTCGCTGTGGGGCGGCTGGGTGCTCACCGGTCCGGCCGGTACCCGTGTCCACTTCGCCGGGGACACCGGCTACGGCCACTTCTTCCGCGAGATCGCCCGCGCCCACCCCGGTATCGACCTCACCCTCCTGCCGATCGGCGCCTACGCCCCGCGCTGGCTGCTCGGCCGGGTCCACATGGACCCGGAGGAGGCCGTGCAGGCGTTTCTCGACCTCGGCGCGGGGGCGATGGCCCCGATGCACTGGGCCACCTTCCTGCTCTCCGGCGAACCTCCGCTGGAGCCGCTGACCCGGCTGCGCGCGGCCTGGGCGGCCGAGCCCCTGCCCCGCACGGCCCTGTGGGACCTGCCGATCGGGGCGTCGAGGGTGCTGGGCCGGGCCGCGTCTCCCGCGCATCCCGGCTCAGCCGCGAGTTCCGCCCGCCCGGCGTAA
- a CDS encoding aminotransferase class I/II-fold pyridoxal phosphate-dependent enzyme: MRLSPPYDVRPDPGLPVPAYWTEHLSTRTAADPPGGGPRLLAAADGYWTRRGLPGGADRVLAAPGAETLLLALLAAAEGEPVLARPSAAWQSPVVRLLGRRTHTVTTPAEGGGVPDAFALLETVRRARAEGGDPRLLVLSAADDPSGTVSPPELLHQTCEAAAEAGLLIVSDETYSDTLHHHDTVLLSPAEMLPDHAVVLTDLGATLVPSAVPAALARFPGTEYGMAWRAGTAQVLAALRAALPGPVAAATAYVLTEPAEVTDRTAAANLLHARTAAAAYRTITGAGALCRPPKAGFQLYPTLRTPGLGAAAVAERLTAALGRPVPGGDRFGDDPAEPRVRIDTGALHGATDAERRTALAAPDPLTVPHVAAALAALGAAFAGLSGATAVGGPADTGSRGRGA, translated from the coding sequence ATGCGGCTCTCCCCGCCGTACGACGTCCGGCCCGACCCCGGCCTGCCGGTTCCCGCGTACTGGACCGAACATCTCAGCACCCGGACGGCCGCCGACCCGCCCGGCGGCGGCCCCCGCCTGCTGGCCGCCGCCGACGGCTACTGGACCCGGCGCGGCCTGCCCGGCGGCGCCGACCGCGTACTGGCCGCGCCCGGCGCCGAGACGCTGCTGCTCGCACTGCTGGCCGCCGCCGAAGGCGAACCCGTGCTCGCCCGCCCGTCCGCCGCCTGGCAGTCTCCGGTGGTCCGGCTGCTCGGCCGCCGTACGCACACCGTGACCACTCCCGCCGAGGGCGGGGGAGTGCCCGACGCCTTCGCGCTGCTGGAGACCGTACGGCGGGCCCGCGCCGAGGGCGGCGACCCGCGGCTGCTCGTGCTGTCCGCCGCCGACGACCCCAGCGGCACGGTCAGCCCGCCGGAACTGCTCCACCAGACCTGCGAGGCGGCGGCCGAGGCGGGCCTGCTGATCGTCTCCGACGAGACGTACTCCGACACGCTGCACCACCACGACACCGTGCTGCTCAGCCCCGCCGAGATGCTGCCCGACCACGCGGTGGTGCTCACCGACCTCGGCGCGACCCTGGTCCCCTCGGCCGTGCCCGCCGCGCTCGCCCGCTTCCCCGGCACCGAGTACGGCATGGCCTGGCGGGCCGGTACCGCCCAGGTGCTCGCCGCGCTGCGGGCCGCGCTCCCCGGGCCCGTGGCCGCCGCGACCGCGTACGTGCTGACGGAGCCCGCCGAGGTCACCGACCGCACCGCCGCCGCGAACCTGCTGCACGCGCGGACCGCCGCGGCCGCGTACCGGACGATCACCGGCGCCGGGGCGCTGTGCCGCCCGCCGAAGGCCGGCTTCCAGCTCTACCCGACGCTGCGCACACCCGGGCTCGGCGCGGCGGCCGTCGCCGAACGGCTGACCGCGGCCCTCGGCAGACCCGTGCCCGGCGGCGACCGTTTCGGCGACGACCCGGCCGAGCCCCGGGTCCGGATCGACACCGGCGCCCTGCACGGCGCCACCGACGCCGAACGGCGTACGGCACTGGCCGCCCCCGACCCGCTCACCGTCCCGCATGTCGCGGCCGCGCTCGCCGCGCTCGGGGCCGCGTTCGCCGGGCTGAGCGGGGCGACCGCGGTCGGCGGCCCGGCCGACACGGGATCGCGGGGCCGCGGGGCCTGA
- a CDS encoding HAD family hydrolase — MIFDCDGVLVDSEKIAVKVDARVLAELGWPLSEAEIVERFVGRSFADMTAEIERHLGRRLPNGWDSEYRGLYREAFERELTPVDGIVAALDALTLPMCVASSTGHAGLRHTLGLTGLYERFEGRIFSASEVARGKPAPDLFLHAARSLGVDPARCVVVEDSRYGVEAARAAGMRAFGYCGGLTPASWLEGPGTTVFDDMRQLPTLITP; from the coding sequence GTGATCTTCGACTGCGACGGCGTCCTGGTCGACAGCGAGAAGATCGCCGTCAAGGTGGACGCGCGGGTGCTGGCCGAGCTGGGCTGGCCGCTGAGCGAGGCGGAGATCGTCGAACGCTTCGTGGGCCGTTCCTTCGCCGACATGACCGCGGAGATCGAGCGGCACCTCGGACGCCGTCTGCCCAACGGCTGGGACTCGGAGTACCGGGGGCTGTACCGGGAGGCGTTCGAACGTGAACTCACCCCGGTCGACGGCATCGTGGCAGCGCTCGACGCGCTGACCCTGCCGATGTGCGTCGCCTCCAGCACGGGCCACGCCGGGCTGCGCCACACCCTGGGCCTGACCGGGCTCTACGAGCGGTTCGAGGGCCGGATCTTCAGCGCGAGCGAGGTGGCCCGGGGCAAGCCCGCCCCCGACCTGTTCCTGCACGCGGCCCGCAGCCTCGGCGTCGACCCGGCCCGCTGCGTGGTGGTCGAGGACAGCCGTTACGGCGTGGAGGCGGCCCGCGCGGCGGGCATGCGGGCGTTCGGCTACTGCGGGGGCCTGACCCCCGCGAGCTGGCTGGAGGGCCCGGGTACGACCGTCTTCGACGACATGCGGCAGCTCCCCACCCTGATCACCCCCTGA